A DNA window from Carassius gibelio isolate Cgi1373 ecotype wild population from Czech Republic chromosome A8, carGib1.2-hapl.c, whole genome shotgun sequence contains the following coding sequences:
- the LOC128019109 gene encoding AP-3 complex subunit sigma-1 isoform X33, translating to MIKAILIFNNHGKPRLSKFYEHYTEDTEQQIIRETFHLVSKRDENVCNFLEGGLLIGGSENKLIYRHYATLYFVFCVDSSESELGILDLIQVFVETLDKCFENVCELDLIFHMDKVHNILAEMVMGGMVLETNMSEISTQAEAHSKMEKSEAGIAGAPARAVSAVKNMNLPEMPKNINIGDISIKVPNLSSFK from the exons ATGATAAAAGCAATTCTGATCTTTAATAATCATGGCAAACCACGACTGTCAAAATTCTACGAGCATTAT ACCGAAGACACCGAGCAGCAGATCATCAGAGAAACCTTTCACCTGGTCTCCAAACGAGACGAGAACGTCTGCAACTTCCTGGAGGGAGGact gctGATCGGCGGCTCGGAGAACAAGCTGATCTACAGACACTACGCCACGCTGTACTTCGTGTTCTGTGTGGATTCGTCCGAGAGCGAGCTGGGCATTCTGGACCTGATCCAG gtGTTCGTGGAGACGCTGGACAAGTGCTTTGAGAACGTGTGTGAGCTGGACCTGATCTTTCACATGGATAAG GTGCACAACATCCTGGCGGAGATGGTGATGGGGGGCATGGTTCTGGAGACCAACATGAGTGAGATCTCGACGCAGGCGGAGGCACACAGCAAGATGGAGAAGTCTGAG gctgGGATCGCAGGGGCTCCGGCTCGTGCCGTGTCGGCCGTGAAGAACATGAACCTGCCAGAGATGCCCAAGAACATCAACATCGGGGACATCAGCATCAAAGTGCCAAACCTGTCGTCTTTCAAATAG
- the commd10 gene encoding COMM domain-containing protein 10 isoform X1 translates to MSSIIPETQSIKEAVIHINSIDSSKFSRLLSRILQKLHLKGERSFSEEEEEKLQSALSLEKHTLHLLVETLSFILEQAVYHNIKPASLRQQLENICVEADRAEVFAHVWASAAPDVLDKIRLGIFAPKKLDHVGWQLCLQMASSSRSRLKEPHAVLDLGLRTEDDAEVNTERLQDVFVEFSHQDLLDFYNQMEMIQTQLDSLS, encoded by the exons ATGAGTTCAATAATCCCAGAGACACAGAG TATTAAAGAAGCCGTGATTCACATCAACTCCATCGACAGCAGCAAGTTCTCCAGACTCCTGTCCCGCATTCTGCAGAAGCTCCacctgaag GGGGAGCGCTCCTtcagtgaggaggaggaggagaagctgCAGAGTGCTTTATCTCTGGAGAAACACACTCTTCATCTGCTGGTGGAAACCCTGTCCTTCATCCTCGAGCAG GCCGTGTATCACAACATCAAACCAGCGTCTCTCAGACAGCAGCTGGAGAACATCTGTGTGGAGGCGGACAGAGCCGAGGTGTTCGCTCACGTCTGGGCTTCAGCTGCTCCTGATGTGCTGGACAAGATCCGACTCGGGATATTTGCCCCGAAGAAG CTGGATCACGTGGGCTGGCAGCTCTGTCTGCAGATGGCCTCGTCGTCTCGAAGCAGACTGAAGGAGCCACACGCCGTCCTGGATCTGGGACTCCGCACGGAGGACGACGCAGAGGTAAacacagag CGTCTGCAGGACGTGTTTGTGGAGTTCAGTCATCAGGATCTGCTGGACTTCTATAATCAG atgGAGATGATTCAGACTCAGCTGGACTCGCTCAGCTGA
- the commd10 gene encoding COMM domain-containing protein 10 isoform X3, with protein MSSIIPETQSIKEAVIHINSIDSSKFSRLLSRILQKLHLKGERSFSEEEEEKLQSALSLEKHTLHLLVETLSFILEQAVYHNIKPASLRQQLENICVEADRAEVFAHVWASAAPDVLDKIRLGIFAPKKRLQDVFVEFSHQDLLDFYNQMEMIQTQLDSLS; from the exons ATGAGTTCAATAATCCCAGAGACACAGAG TATTAAAGAAGCCGTGATTCACATCAACTCCATCGACAGCAGCAAGTTCTCCAGACTCCTGTCCCGCATTCTGCAGAAGCTCCacctgaag GGGGAGCGCTCCTtcagtgaggaggaggaggagaagctgCAGAGTGCTTTATCTCTGGAGAAACACACTCTTCATCTGCTGGTGGAAACCCTGTCCTTCATCCTCGAGCAG GCCGTGTATCACAACATCAAACCAGCGTCTCTCAGACAGCAGCTGGAGAACATCTGTGTGGAGGCGGACAGAGCCGAGGTGTTCGCTCACGTCTGGGCTTCAGCTGCTCCTGATGTGCTGGACAAGATCCGACTCGGGATATTTGCCCCGAAGAAG CGTCTGCAGGACGTGTTTGTGGAGTTCAGTCATCAGGATCTGCTGGACTTCTATAATCAG atgGAGATGATTCAGACTCAGCTGGACTCGCTCAGCTGA
- the commd10 gene encoding COMM domain-containing protein 10 isoform X2 yields the protein MSSIIPETQSIKEAVIHINSIDSSKFSRLLSRILQKLHLKGERSFSEEEEEKLQSALSLEKHTLHLLVETLSFILEQAVYHNIKPASLRQQLENICVEADRAEVFAHVWASAAPDVLDKIRLGIFAPKKLDHVGWQLCLQMASSSRSRLKEPHAVLDLGLRTEDDAERLQDVFVEFSHQDLLDFYNQMEMIQTQLDSLS from the exons ATGAGTTCAATAATCCCAGAGACACAGAG TATTAAAGAAGCCGTGATTCACATCAACTCCATCGACAGCAGCAAGTTCTCCAGACTCCTGTCCCGCATTCTGCAGAAGCTCCacctgaag GGGGAGCGCTCCTtcagtgaggaggaggaggagaagctgCAGAGTGCTTTATCTCTGGAGAAACACACTCTTCATCTGCTGGTGGAAACCCTGTCCTTCATCCTCGAGCAG GCCGTGTATCACAACATCAAACCAGCGTCTCTCAGACAGCAGCTGGAGAACATCTGTGTGGAGGCGGACAGAGCCGAGGTGTTCGCTCACGTCTGGGCTTCAGCTGCTCCTGATGTGCTGGACAAGATCCGACTCGGGATATTTGCCCCGAAGAAG CTGGATCACGTGGGCTGGCAGCTCTGTCTGCAGATGGCCTCGTCGTCTCGAAGCAGACTGAAGGAGCCACACGCCGTCCTGGATCTGGGACTCCGCACGGAGGACGACGCAGAG CGTCTGCAGGACGTGTTTGTGGAGTTCAGTCATCAGGATCTGCTGGACTTCTATAATCAG atgGAGATGATTCAGACTCAGCTGGACTCGCTCAGCTGA